Proteins from a single region of Apium graveolens cultivar Ventura chromosome 7, ASM990537v1, whole genome shotgun sequence:
- the LOC141671571 gene encoding cleavage stimulating factor 64-like: MSELEFNGGDDFPGMTKDQIFDLMSQMKSLIDQNEQQARHILIQNPKLTQVLFQAQIMLGMVRPNQPNANIPPPASQQPQQAALPPQQTNVHAALPLPGQTEFKDQIKASQNPNSLRKPNQPTTPVSSTSIPSLNSQSRPLQSHLLQSTQQPLNAQVTTMPIQQSSQFQNMPHPSLHSPSPQPPSLPPPPMTNASTQSQQPLQTSGMPHMQLQAAMPSLPRPASMPTFGHQPNTQMGPNAAFQHSNTVQMHHSQPMFQSGQNHPASMGHSMLQGHQPQRQSPYQGGSPHLGMEYNQTGGPMQAERGSSWIPGLRDNTTGTQNIPGPPSYMAGQMGPSSQPPPPPALSSDMESALLQQVMSLTPEQINLLPPEQRNQVLQLQQMLRQSQ; encoded by the exons ATGTCGGAACTTGAATTTAACGGCGGCGATGATTTCCCCGGGATGACGAAGGACCAAATCTTTGATCTTATGTCTCAGATGAAG TCATTGATTGATCAGAATGAGCAGCAAGCCAGGCATATTCTCATTCAAAACCCTAAATTGACTCAAGTTCTCTTTCAg GCTCAGATTATGCTTGGAATGGTGCGGCCTAACCAACCA AATGCAAACATTCCCCCACCAGCATCACAACAACCGCAGCAAGCAGCTCTGCCACCTCAGCAAACAAATGTGCACGCTGCTTTACCATTGCCAGGCCAGACTGAATTTAAGGACCAGATCAAGGCATCCCAGAACCCAAACTCTCTTCGAAAGCCAAACCAACCGACGACGCCAGTCTCTTCGACGTCTATTCCTTCTTTAAACAGTCAATCCCGTCCCTTGCAGTCACATCTTTTACAGTCAACACAGCAGCCTCTTAATGCTCAAGTTACAACAATGCCAATTCAACAATCCAGTCAATTTCAGAATATGCCTCATCCATCACTTCATTCTCCTTCTCCGCAACCCCCTTCACTTCCACCACCCCCAATGACTAATGCATCAACTCAGTCACAACAACCATTGCAAACGAGTGGCATGCCCCACATGCAGCTGCAAGCAGCAATGCCATCTCTGCCAAGGCCTGCTTCAATGCCAACTTTTGGTCATCAGCCTAACACTCAGATGGGGCCTAATGCAGCTTTCCAGCACTCGAACACAGTTCAGATGCATCATTCTCAACCCATGTTTCAG TCAGGTCAAAACCATCCAGCTAGTATGGGACATTCAATGTTGCAGGGACACCAGCCACAACGTCAGTCACCCTATCAG GGAGGAAGCCCGCATTTAGGGATGGAATATAATCAAACTGGGGGTCCTATGCAAGCTGAAAGAGGATCTTCTTGGATACCTGGTCTTAGAGATAATACAACAGGGACTCAAAATATCCCGGGACCTCCGTCATATATGGCTGGCCAGATGGGTCCTTCTAGTCAACCTCCTCCACCCCCAGCT CTAAGTTCGGATATGGAATCGGCACTACTGCAGCAAGTCATGAGCCTTACACCAGAGCAAATTAACCTCCTTCCACCGGAACAAAGGAACCAGGTGCTTCAGCTGCAACAGATGCTGCGCCAGTCACAGTAA
- the LOC141671568 gene encoding uncharacterized protein LOC141671568, with protein sequence MGRKKRSFDVNEFVSKVVVERPFVVVVIALVLVCWAVEKWVFCVSSWVPLVVAVWATFQYGSYQRQNLVEDMNKKWKQIVLQTSPLTPLEHCEWLNKLLIEIWPEYICPKLSIRFSSIVEKRLKQRKSRLIEKIELQAFSLGSCPPTLGINGTRWSTLGDQRIMHLGFDWDTTDMSIMLLAKLAKPLLGAARIVINSIHIKGDILLMPVLDGKAVLYSFLSTPQVRIGVAFGSGGSQSLPATELPGVSSWLVKIITDSLVKTMVEPRRRCFSLPAVELRKKVVGGILYVTVVSANKLSKVNLKGSPNRGQQSVKGSHMVEHLDDKDMLTFVEVELGELSRKTGVRGGTSPKWGSTFNMILHEDTGTLRLNLYECKSGNVKYDYLTSCEIKIKYVADDSTMFWAVGAESSVIAKHAEFCGKEVELTVPFEGVESGELTIKLVLKEWQYSDGSHSLNNFHLNSRSSSLYGSSNFPTRTGRKIYVTVVEGKDLLVKDKSGKCDLYVKLQYGKVQQKTKSKQNSSDPIWNQKFEFDEVGDSEYLKIRFYSEETFGDENIGSARVNLEGLIEGSIRDVWIPLEKVSLGELHLKIEAVKVDDNEGSKSNGGSRNGWLELSLIEGRDLIAADIRGTSDPYVRVQYGNLKRKTKIMYKTLNPKWNQTLEFPDDGSSLELHVKDYNSLLPTSNIGDCVVEYQGLPVNQMADKWIPLQGVKRGEIHVQITRRVPEMQKKSSLGGESPSSKSHQISSQMKQMMLKCRSLVDDDNLEELSASLSELESLHDLQEEYTVQLETEQMLLLSKINKLGQEIINSSPSLSRRSSD encoded by the exons TATGGAAGCTATCAACGGCAAAACCTTGTGGAAGACATGAACAAAAAATGGAAACAAATCGTCTTACAAACATCG CCTTTGACACCATTGGAGCACTGCGAATGGCTGAACAAGTTATTGATAGAAATTTGGCCGGAATATATCTGCCCAAAGCTTTCTATTAGATTCTCATCTATTGTTGAG AAGCGCCTGAAGCAGCGGAAATCCAGGCTCATT GAAAAAATTGAACTTCAAGCTTTTTCACTCGGATCATGCCCTCCTACCTTGGGAATTAATGGTACTCGCTGGTCAACTTTAGGTGATCAG AGAATTATGCATCTGGGTTTTGACTGGGACACTACTGACATGAGTATTATGTTGCTTGCTAAATTAGCAAAGCCATTACTGGGAGCTGCTCGTATAGTCATTAATAGCATTCACATCAAGGGTGAC ATCCTTTTGATGCCAGTTCTAGACGGAAAAGCAGTATTGTACTCTTTTCTATCAACTCCACAGGTTAGAATAGGTGTTGCATTTGGAAGTGGTGGAAGCCAATCACTACCTGCAACCGAATTACCAGGCGTTTCATCATGGCTG GTTAAAATTATAACTGACAGTTTAGTTAAGACAATGGTTGAACCTCGTCGTCGCTGTTTTTCTCTGCCAGCAGTTGAGTTAAGGAAGAAAGTGGTAGGAGGAATACTTTATGTGACTGTTGTTTCTGCAAACAAACTTTCTAAGGTTAATTTAAAGGGAAGCCCTAACAGAGGGCAACAGTCTGTAAAAGGCAGTCATATGGTGGAACACCTTGATGATAAAGATATGCTGACATTTGTAGAAGTTGAACTTGGGGAACTAAGCAGGAAGACAGGAGTGAGGGGGGGAACATCTCCAAAATGGGGTTCAACATTCAATATGATTCTACATGAAGATACCGGGACCCTGAGATTAAATCTTTATGAATGTAAGTCAGGCAATGTGAAGTATGACTATCTGACAAGCTGTGAGATCAAG ATAAAATATGTGGCGGATGACTCTACAATGTTTTGGGCAGTTGGAGCAGAATCAAGTGTGATTGCCAAGCATGCAGAATTTTGTGGGAAAGAGGTTGAATTGACTGTTCCATTTGAGGGAGTTGAATCAGGAGAA TTGACAATTAAACTTGTACTAAAAGAATGGCAGTATTCTGATGGTTCACACAGCTTGAACAATTTCCATCTCAACTCTCGATCATCATCACTCTATGGATCTTCAAATTTTCCAACAAGAACTGGAAGAAAAATATATGTCACTGTTGTTGAAGGAAAGGACCTTCTAGTTAAAGATAAATCTGGGAAGTGTGATTTATATGTGAAACTCCAATACGGGAAG GTTCAACAAAAGACTAAGAGTAAACAAAACAGCTCAGATCCTATCTGGAACCAGAAGTTTGAATTCGATGAGGTAGGGGATAGTGAATATTTAAAGATAAGATTCTATAGCGAAGAAACCTTTGGAGATGAGAACATTGGTAGTGCGCGAGTAAACCTGGAAGGGCTAATAGAAGGGTCAATAAGAGATGTGTGGATCCCTCTTGAGAAAGTGAGTTTGGGAGAACTACATCTGAAAATTGAAGCGGTAAAAGTTGATGATAATGAAGGGTCAAAG TCAAATGGAGGTTCACGTAATGGTTGGCTAGAACTTTCTCTAATTGAAGGAAGAGACCTCATTGCCGCAGATATTAGAGGGACAAGTGATCCCTATGTTAGAGTGCAATATGGTAATCTGAAGAGAAAGACCAAG ATAATGTATAAAACGCTTAACCCAAAGTGGAACCAAACTTTAGAATTTCCAGATGATGGCAGCTCTTTGGAGTTGCATGTGAAAGACTACAATTCTCTGCTTCCCACTTCGAATATTGGTGATTGTGTTGTAGAGTATCAAGGATTGCCAGTAAACCAAATGGCTGACAAGTGGATACCGCTTCAAGGAGTGAAAAGAGGAGAAATACATGTACAAATTACAAGAAGAGTTCCAGAGATGCAGAAGAAATCAAGTTTGGGTGGAGAGTCACCATCGTCTAAATCACACCAGATATCTAGCCAA ATGAAGCAGATGATGCTGAAGTGTCGGTCATTAGTTGATGATGACAATCTTGAGGAGCTCTCGGCATCTCTTAGCGAGCTGGAAAGCCTCCATGATTTGCAGGAAGAATATACTGTACAACTTGAGACCGAGCAGATGCTTCTTCTCAGCAAGATAAACAAGCTTGGTCAGGAAATTATAAACTCGTCACCTTCGTTGAGCAGAAGATCTTCCGACTGA